GAAGGATCACGAGTTCCTGCTGCGCGGGGATGTCTTCACCAAGGACGTCATCGAGACCTGGCTCGACTACAAACGCAAAAAAGAAGTCGACGCCATCCGCATGAGACCCCACCCCTGGGAGTTCGCCCTGTACTTCGATATCTGAAGTAGGACGGAACAGATAGGAGCGAGCACTGAGCAGTCTGACTGGAGACCATTCCGCTGGCGAAGCGCTT
This sequence is a window from Candidatus Zixiibacteriota bacterium. Protein-coding genes within it:
- the glnA gene encoding glutamine synthetase (forms a homododecamer; forms glutamine from ammonia and glutamate with the conversion of ATP to ADP and phosphate; also functions in the assimilation of ammonia; highly regulated protein controlled by the addition/removal of adenylyl groups by adenylyltransferase from specific tyrosine residues; addition of adenylyl groups results in inactivation of the enzyme), whose translation is KDHEFLLRGDVFTKDVIETWLDYKRKKEVDAIRMRPHPWEFALYFDI